Within the Legionella pneumophila subsp. pneumophila str. Philadelphia 1 genome, the region CCCTATTGATCCTCAACACGCCGAACAATTTATAAATTGGCATAAAACCCAAAATATCAATGTCAGTACTGGATTGATTGCCGCATGCCAAATTGTTTTCTACAAACTAAGCCGCCAAAATAAAATACCGATCATTTTAATTCACAGTGGTAGAGAAGGTGGGGAATATAAATCAACCCTGGGTTTGTTCTCGGAATATAAAAGGATAAATCTTACCTTAAATGAGAATAGCCAATTTATTGATTGTATTCATTCAATTGAAGAGCAACTCTTAAAAACAGCCCCCTATCAAAAATGTTCTCATCTCATCAAAGACAGTGGCTTGAAAGGTTCGAGCTTATCCTTTGGTCAATATTTGACTTTGGCGTTAAATAAGATGTTTATGCTGAAACACTTTAAAGAAAGTAAGCTCCATTCCATTATCATTGACTATTACCTGAAATATTTAAGTCGCCTGCTATCCTTCAAAAAAAACATTTCAATGAAACAACGACTAAATCAACTATTTAAATTGGATATGTCATTGCAAAAACCGGAAAGATTAAGAGTTCTCGTCAGCGTAACCCCCAGCTTTTTTACCAAAGAACGCCCTGATATGAGTTTTGCTAATCTTGATTACAGCTATCCTAATCATTTTGGATGTATGGATAGGCCGATAGGAAATCGAACGCTTTGGATTTATTTCTCCAAAAATCAGGATGGTGAATATCAAATTTCCATTAATGCGCCATTAACAATAGAATGTAAAAATAAAATCGGAAGTGGTCTTGGCCAGTTTATTACAACTTTTGTAGAGAATAATAATTGTAATATTGCTGAATTAATTCAAGCAATGGAGGATTCCTCCATTGCTTCCTGATTTTACTGAGCCTGGTTAACCGTAGTATTATTATTTTTTATTTGTTTAGGGTTTGATGATGAAGGCTGAGTTGAAACTTTGGGTACCACAATATCCGTTCCAAATTTGCCTTTTATCTTGACCTCACCTGGCTGCAATACAGCAGATTGGCCATTGGCTCTACGACAACGCTGGGTATGACATTTCATCTTACAAACTCCCTGGACACATCCATAGCATCCCCAGTTATCCCAACAGCAAGCCCAATTGCCTTCGATTGTTGAGGTAAAAGTTCCCCCTGCCAACTGGCAGACATCTTTCATTTCAGCATTCGATGCCCCCGTATTCGGCGCAGCATAAACATGAATTGATACAAAACTAAAAAGAAAGAGGAAAAGCACCCCTGCCATCCTTAAAGATTTCATGATTCACCTCCTTGGAATCGTACTATCAGCACCTGCGAAAAAACCCAATTTCTTTGTTAAAAATTGCTTTCAATTTGTTCATTTAGCTTATCTAAACTCCCTCATTAAAAACATTTTTTGCCTTGACCTTGGGGCTTTTCGTAAGCCCTAACTATTTAATTATGGCAAAACCTCATAATTGTTCAAGTTTTAAACAAAAAGAGGTCTTGAAACACTGAAAAGCATCCACTCAGGTTACTTCATTTTTTCTATGCCAAATACTGAATAGAATACAAAAAACCAAAGTTGCCATAACAATACCCAGAGCAATGAAAATCGGTATCTTAAACCAAGGTGCGATAAGCATCTTAAAGCCCACGAATACTAAAATAAAAGCAAGCCCATATTTGAGAAAATAAAATCGTTTGTGCATATTCACAAGCAGAAAATATAAAGCGCGTAATCCTAAAATTGCAAATATATTAGAAGTGAATACAATAAAAGGATCATTGGTTATGGCAAAAATCGCTGGAATGCTATCCACAGCGAAAATCAGATCACTGATTTCAATAAGAACCAACACCATAAAAAGAGGCGTTACGTAGACAAGTTGATTTTTCCTGAGAAAAAATCGCTCACCATGTAACTCCTGGGTAATTCGCAAATGGCTTCGCATCCAATGTAGTATGGGGTTTTTTGCGAGCTCTGGTTTCTTATCAGCAAAAATGAACATCTTGATTCCCGTTATCATCAGAAAAAATCCAAAAATATAAAGAATCCAATGAAATTGATTCACTATCCATATCCCTAATAAAATAAGAATCAGACGCATAACGATGGCACCTATCACACCATAGATTAGAACACGATGTTGATATTTAGCCGGTATTGCAAAATACTCAAAGAGAATAAGAAAAACAAAAATATTATCAAACGATAAAGACTTCTCTATCAGATAACCCGTAAAAAATTCAAGGGCTTTTTCATTGGCCACTGAAAAAGTAAAATTCTCAACAAGATACCACCATAGAAGAAAGTTGAAAATAAT harbors:
- a CDS encoding TerC family protein gives rise to the protein MTSISEWWMWLGFLAFVLIMLFVDLFVFGGGKAHRVSTKEALSWTILWFTLAIIFNFLLWWYLVENFTFSVANEKALEFFTGYLIEKSLSFDNIFVFLILFEYFAIPAKYQHRVLIYGVIGAIVMRLILILLGIWIVNQFHWILYIFGFFLMITGIKMFIFADKKPELAKNPILHWMRSHLRITQELHGERFFLRKNQLVYVTPLFMVLVLIEISDLIFAVDSIPAIFAITNDPFIVFTSNIFAILGLRALYFLLVNMHKRFYFLKYGLAFILVFVGFKMLIAPWFKIPIFIALGIVMATLVFCILFSIWHRKNEVT